A DNA window from Kineococcus endophyticus contains the following coding sequences:
- a CDS encoding alpha/beta hydrolase family protein, with the protein MADAVSFTSSTGQRLAGLLDVPAGPVRGWGIFAHGFTLGKDSPAAARICKGLAEEGIGMLRFDNLGLGQSEGDWGDGSFTHKVDDTVLAAGFMAERGTPAALLVGHSFGGAAVLAAAGRVPGLQAVVSVGAPSEPRHVEHNYDALVDRVMADGHAEWLVGGRALTLKRAFVEDVRDADLKQHVRRLTVPLLVMHSPTDSTVSVENASAIFKAAPHPRSFVSLEGSDHLLTARGQARRAARIISAWADQYLTALEA; encoded by the coding sequence ATGGCTGACGCGGTGTCCTTCACGAGTTCGACGGGGCAGCGACTGGCCGGCCTGCTCGACGTCCCCGCCGGGCCGGTCCGGGGGTGGGGCATCTTCGCCCACGGGTTCACCCTGGGGAAGGACTCCCCGGCCGCCGCGCGCATCTGCAAGGGGCTCGCCGAGGAGGGCATCGGCATGCTCCGGTTCGACAACCTCGGGCTGGGCCAGTCCGAGGGCGACTGGGGCGACGGGTCCTTCACGCACAAGGTCGACGACACCGTGCTCGCGGCCGGTTTCATGGCCGAGCGCGGAACTCCCGCAGCCCTGCTCGTGGGGCACTCCTTCGGCGGCGCAGCGGTTCTCGCGGCCGCTGGCCGGGTGCCCGGTCTGCAGGCGGTCGTCAGCGTCGGCGCCCCGAGCGAACCCCGGCACGTCGAGCACAACTACGACGCGCTCGTGGACCGCGTCATGGCCGACGGGCACGCCGAGTGGCTCGTCGGCGGCCGCGCGCTCACCCTCAAGCGCGCCTTCGTCGAGGACGTCCGCGACGCCGACCTCAAGCAGCACGTGCGCCGGCTCACGGTCCCTCTGCTCGTCATGCACTCCCCCACCGACTCCACCGTCAGCGTCGAGAACGCCAGCGCGATCTTCAAGGCGGCCCCGCACCCGCGCAGCTTCGTCTCGCTGGAGGGGTCCGACCACCTGCTCACCGCGCGTGGTCAGGCCCGGCGCGCGGCCCGCATCATCAGCGCCTGGGCCGACCAGTACCTCACGGCGCTGGAGGCCTGA